One part of the Homo sapiens chromosome 17 genomic scaffold, GRCh38.p14 alternate locus group ALT_REF_LOCI_2 HSCHR17_10_CTG4 genome encodes these proteins:
- the TBC1D3G gene encoding TBC1 domain family member 3G isoform X8, whose translation MDVVEVAGSWWAQEREDIIMKYEKGHRAGLPEDKGPKPFRSYNNNVDHLGIVQSCPSWESAPQEGPCPPFPVPSPGLSPELERDRASPFWGSAPRLGPLQAPCSSSALPGLPYSETELPPLTAREAKQIRREISRKSKWVDMLGDWEKYKSSRKLIDRAYKGMPMNIRGPMWSVLLNIEEMKLKNPGRYQIMKEKGKRSSEHIQRIDRDISGTLRKHMFFRDRYGTKQRELLHILLAYEEYNPEVGYCRDLSHIAALFLLYLPEEDAFWALVQLLASERHSLQACWETLGCLC comes from the exons ATGGACGTGGTAGAGGTCGCGGGTAGTTGGTGGGCACAAGAGCGAGAGGACATCATTATGAAATACGAAAAG GGACACCGAGCTGGGCTGCCAGAGGACAAGGGGCCTAAGCCTTTTCGAAGCTACAACAACAACGTCGATCATTTGGGGATTGTACA GTCCTGCCCCTCCTGGGAGTCAGCCCCACAGGAAGGCCCTTGTCCTCCCTTCCCTGTGCCTTCTCCTGGGCTGAGCCCTGAGCTGGAAAGGGACAGAGCCAGTCCTTTCTGGGGGTCGGCACCCAGGCTGGGGCCGCTCCAGGCCCCGTGCAGTTCCTCAGCTCTGCCTGGGTTGCCTTACAGTGAGACGGAGCTGCCTCCTCTGACTGCGCGGGAGGCGAAG CAAATTCGGCGGGAGATCAGCCGAAAGAGCAAGTGGGTGGATATGCTGGGAGACTGGGAGAAATACAAAAGCAGCAGAAAG CTCATAGATCGAGCGTACAAGGGAATGCCCATGAACATCCGGGGCCCGATGTGGTCAGTCCTCCTGAACATTGAGGAAATGAAGTTGAAAAACCCCGGAAGATACCAG ATCATGAAGGAGAAGGGCAAGAGGTCATCTGAGCACATCCAGCGCATCGACCGGGACATAAGCGGGACATTAAGGAAGCATATGTTCTTCAGGGATCGATACGGAACCAA GCAGCGGGAACTACTCCACATCCTCCTGGCATATGAGGAGTATAACCCG GAGGTGGGCTACTGCAGGGACCTGAGCCACATCGCCGCCTTGTTCCTCCTCTATCTTCCTGAGGAGGATGCATTCTGGGCACTGGTGCAGCTGCTGGCCAGTGAGAGGCACTCCCTGCAGG CTTGTTGGGAGACTTTAGGATGTCTCTGCTGA